Part of the Desulfonatronovibrio magnus genome is shown below.
TTTGTATCCAGAAGGCATTATCTGGCCAAAAGATATGATCAGCTACTCCAGGGCTTGCCAATGTCTACCCCCTGGCAGCACCCGGACAGTGATTCAGCCTGGCATCTTTACGTAATCCGCCTCAAGCTGGAAGAGATAGACTCAAGCC
Proteins encoded:
- a CDS encoding DegT/DnrJ/EryC1/StrS family aminotransferase, producing MKHKPDGPWFYEQIDLGFNYRMTDIQAALGLCQLSRLDEFVSRRHYLAKRYDQLLQGLPMSTPWQHPDSDSAWHLYVIRLKLEEIDSS